CCTGATCTTGGACACGCTGATTCCAGCACGATGCTGGGGAAGCGAGAATCTGAGGGATGGCAAGGAAGAACTACACGGACGAGTTCCGGCAGCGTGCGGTGGATTTGTACGAGTCCACGCCGGGCGCGACGCTGAAAGCGATCGCGGCCGATTTGGGGATCTCCCGTGGTGCGTTGAAGGAATGGGTCGACAAGCTCGGATCCGGGACCGCTGCGGCCGGTTCGGTGTCGCCGCCGGTGTCGGTGCGGTCGGAGTCGCAGGCGGCGAGGATCATCCGGTTGGAAGCCGAGTTAGCGGTCTCGAGAGCGGAGCAGGTCAAGCTCGAGACGGAGCGGGACATCCTCCGTCAGGCGGCGAAGTATTTCGCTGCGGAGACGAACTGGTGAACCGCTTCCAGTTCGTCGAGGACCACAAGGACGCCTACGGCGTGAAGCGGTTGTGTGAGGTCATCGAGATCGCCCGGTCCTCGTTCTACGCGTGGCTGGCCGCAGCCCCGGGACGGGCCGCGCGAGCCGCGGACGACGCCCGGTTGGCGGCACGGATCCGGGTGCTGCAGGACCCCGCGCAGGGTGGTGACCGCGCCTACGGGGCACCGAGGATCACTGCCGACCTCAACGACGGCGTCCCCGCCGCCGGGCGGGTGAATCATAAGCGGGTCGCTCGGGTGATGCGGGAACACGCGCTCGCGGGGATCCGACTGCGCCGCCGGGTGAAGACCACGATCCCGGACCAGTCCGGACGGAAGTTCCCCGACCTGGTCGGGCGGGACTTCAGCACCGGGGAGCCGAACCGCAGGTATGTCGGCGATATCACCTACCTCCCCATCGCGGACGGCAGCAACCTGTATCTGGCGACCTGCATCGACCTCGGGTCGCGCAAGCTCGCCGGCTGGCAGGTCGCCGACCACATGCGCACCGAACTCGTCGAAGGCGCTCTCCGCGGCGCGCACCGCGACCGCGGATCGCTGGCCGGCGCAGTGTTCCACAGCGACCACGGCTCGGTCTACGCGTCGAAAGCCTACGCAGCACTCTGCGAGCAGCTCAAGGTGACCCAGTCCATGGGCGCGGTGGGCACGAGCGCCGACAACTCGCTGGCCGAGAGCTTCAACGCCGCGCTCAAACGCGAGCTCCTCCAAGGCGCGTCGGCGTTCCCCGATCAAGCCACCGCCTACCGGGCCGTGTTCCGGTGGACGAACCGATACAACACGCGCCGACGCCACTCCGCGATCGGCCAGATCACCCCGAACAGCTACGAGAACACCTACGCGGCCGCGAGATCAGCTACCCTCACGGAAGCGGCATAACCGAAATGACACCGTGTCCACGATCCGGGGTCAAGGCCCACCTACACCCTCATCTGGGAAGAGCCTGGTTTGGCGCAGGCACCGGTCAGATCTATGTCGCCGACGCACTGAGGCATCGCAAGAGAGCTACAGGACTGTCATGTCTCAGTCTCAGAGCGGAGACGGAGGGATTTGAACCCTCGGTCCCCGTAAGGGGACTCCACCTTAGCAGGGTGGTGCACTAGGCCTGACTATGCGACGTCTCCAGGCGTTCTTCGGCCGGAGCCGCGCGAACGCACCCCGCAATCATAACGGGTTCGCACCGCACTGCCGAACCGGGTGCGGCCGCATCCGGTCGATGGCACGATCAGCGCTGGGCGACGGTGCAGGTCACCTGGGCCGCGGTCTGCCCGGTGATCGACGACGGCAGCTGCACGGCCTCCTGCGTGGGCGTCGGTGCCGCAGCCGTCGCGCCGGCGTCGCCGGTGGCGGCCGGGCTGGGCGTGGCGCCAGGGTCGGCGGGCGACGGCGTCGCCTCACCGACGACCTCGGTGCCGTAGCCGTCGCTCGTCGACCCGGTCAGCTGGATCGGCTGGTTGTTGGCGAGCGCGTCGAAAAGCACCTTGGCCGCCGAGGTGACGGGGTCGACACGGGAGCCGCCGGTCGCATACACCGTGGGGTACTGCACGAAGACGATGTCCTGGTACGGCACGCTGCGCACCGCCATCGCGATCTGCACCATGCTCTGCGGGTTCGCCAACGACTTGCTGAGCACCACCTGCGGTGGATCGGCGGTCACCTGCGAGATCGCGGTGTTGGCGAGGTTGAAGAGGGTCGCCGGGTTGCCCAGCACACCCTCGGACTGCAGCTTGCGCACCAGAGAGCTCAGGAACTGCTGCTGGTTCGAGATGCGTCCGAGGTCCGAGCCGTCGCCGATGCCGTGACGGATGCGCAGGAACTGCAGCGCCTCGACGCCCTTCAGCGTGTGCTCGCCCTTGGTCAGGTTGAGCCCGGTGTGGCTGTCGCTGATGTCGTCGGCGACACAGACGTCGACGCCACCGATGGCGTCGGACATCGCGATGACACCCGTCCATCGCGTCGCAGCGGCGAACTGGATGTCGACGCCGGTCAGCTTCTCGATGGTCGCCACGGTGCAGGTGAGGCCGCCGTACATGTACGAGGCGTTGAGCATCTGGCCGCTCATCGCCGAGTACTGCGTGCCGTCCGGGCCGGTGCACGAAGGGATCGGCACGATCATGTCGCGCGGAAAGGAAACGACCGTGACGCGACGCGGCTGATCGGAGATGTGCACGAGCATCGTGACGTCGTTGCGTTCGCCGTCGGTGTCGCCGGCCTGGCAAGCACCGGAGAGGGCGGCGTTGGGCCCCTCGCACGAGTCGGTGCCGACGACGAGGATGTTGGCGCCGCCCTCGATCTCGCCGAGCGTGGGCGGCAGCTGAACGTCATCGCCACCGATCGAGACACCGGCGGCTTGTACGGCACGCGCGGCATCCCACACATAGAACGCGCCCACGGCCGTCGTGCTCACCACGGCGACCGCGACGATCGCCGCGAGGATCGCGAGCACCTGCGAAAGCGGGTGCGGAGACTTCAGGATGCCGTGGCGGGCGACGGGCTGCCGACGAGGGCGCTCGGGGCGTGGACTCACGGGGGACCTTTCGACAGCGGGCACGACCGCTTCTGCGGAGGGTGTGGGATTCGAACCCACGGGACATCTCTGCCCACCGGTTTTCAAGACCGGGTCCATCGGCCGCTCGGACAACCCTCCCGATGGATGCCGCGGCATCCCTCAGACAGGCGACGAGTCTAGTCGACGCACGATGCCCATCATCGCGCGTCGTCCTGGGCGGCGGCTGAAAAGACGTCAGAGTTCGCGCAGGATGTCGGCGACGCCGCCGGCGTGCACCGAAGCCGTGACCTCTCCCGCTTCACGGCGCACCTCGTCGGGCCCCTGTCCCATCGCGATGGCACGGCCGCCGTGATCGAGGGCCCAGCGGAACATGCCGAGGTCGTTGCGACCGTCGCCCATCACCAGCACGCGCTCGCTCTCCACGCCGAGCCAGGTTCGCACGCGCTCCAGGGCGGTCGACTTGTCGACGCCCTGCGGCGCGATGTCGAGCCACGCCGACCAGCCCACGGCATACGAGACCTCGGTGAGGCCGATGCGTTCGACGAGGGCCAGGAAGTCCTCGTCGGTCTCGTCGGGCGCGACCACGACGACGCGGCAGACGGGCTGCGCGACGAGCTCGGCGAAGTCGACTCGGCGCGCGTGCGCCAGGTTCCAATCGTCGAGCCGCTCGGTGTAGAGTCGCTCGCCGTCGGCGAGTTCCACCATGTACTTCGCGTGCGGCAGGTGCGCGCGCAAGAGGTCGACGACCTCCGAGGGGTCGAACGTCTCGACGTGGAAGCGCTCGTAGCGGCCTTCTTCCGCGAAGTCGCCCCCGACGCGCTTCATGATGACGGCGCCGTTGGAGCAGACCGCGTACTCCGGGGCGAGCTCGAGCACGTGCTGGATGCCGCGGGTGCCCTCCCAGCTGCGGCCCGTGGCGAGCATCACCTCGTGTCCGGCGCGATGGGCGTGCGCGACGGCCTCCACGACACCCGGACTGAGGGTCTCGTCCTCCAGCAGCACCGTGCCGTCGACGTCGAGCGCGATGAGCAGGCGCTCCGTCGCGACGGCGGGGTTCTCGGCATCCGTCGCCAGATCGTCGACGAGGTGCGCGGCCTTCGGCGCGTCGACGACCTCGATCGCACCCGTGGGCGGCAGACGGTCTTCGGCGCGCGGGCCGCTCATGCGATCGGCTCCGCCACCTCGAGGCCGCCGAGGTAGGGCCGCAGCACCTCGGGGATCACCACCGACCCGTCGGCGCGCTGGTGGGTCTCCAGCAGCGCCACGATCCATCGGGTGGTCGCGAGGGTGCCGTTCAGCGTCGCGACCGGAGCGGTCTTGCTCGCCACGCCCTCGACGCTCGGCCGGTAGCGCACGTCGAGGCGTCGCGCCTGGTAGGTCGTGCAGTTGCTGGTGGAGGTGAGCTCCCGGTACGAGCCCTGCGTGGGCACCCAGGCTTCGACGTCGTACTTGCGCGCGGCGCTGGAGCCGAGGTCCCCCGCAGCCACGTCGATCACGCGGTAGCTGAGACCGAGGTCCTGCAGCATCTGCTCCTGCAGAGCGACGAGGCGCAGGTGCTCGGCCTCGGCGTCGTCGGGAGTCGTGTAGACGAACATCTCGAGCTTGTTGAACTGGTGCACCCGGATGATGCCGCGGGTGTCCTTGCCGTACGACCCGGCTTCGCGCCGGTAGCAGGTGGACCAGCCGGCGTAGCGCTTCGCACCGGCGGTCAGGTCGAGGATCTCGCCCATGTGGTAGCCCGCAAGGGGGACCTCGCTCGTGCCGACGAGGTAGAGGTCGTCGGCCTCGAGCTTGTAGACCTCGTCGGCGTGCTGTCCGAGGAAGCCGGTGCCGCGCATGACCTCGGGGCGCACGAGCGTCGGCGGGATCATGGGGATGAACCCGGCATCCACCGCGCGCTGGAGCGCGAGGGACATGAGGGCGTACTCGAGGCGGGCGCCGATGCCGGTGAGGAAGTAGAAGCGGCTGCCGGAGACCTTGGTGCCGCGCTCCATGTCGATCGCGCCGAGCTTCTCACCGAGGGCGAGGTGGTCGAGGGGCTCGAAGTCGAAGGATGCCGGTTCGCCGTGCGTACGGACGGTGACGAAGTTCTCCTCGCCGCCGGCGGGAACCCCGTCGATGACGATGTTCTCGATGCGGGCGAGGGCCGCGTCGGCGGCCTCTTCGGCCGCGGTGACGGCCTGCTGCGCCGCCTTCACACGGTCGCTCAGCTCCTTGGCCTGCGCGACGAGCGCGGGCTTGTCCTCCTTCGGCGCCGAGGCCACGGACTTGCCGTGGGCGTTCTGCGCGGCGCGCAGCTCTTCGAACGCCGTGATCGCCGCGCGCCGGGCGCGGTCGGCTTCGATCGCGGCGTCGACGGTGTCGGCCGACTCGCCGCGCGCCTCCTGCGAGCGCTTGACGAGGTCCGGATTGTCGCGGAGAAGGGCGAGATCGATCACCCGACAAGTCTAGTTCGCGGGGTCGCCCCTGCTCGGTCGTCGGGCACGACGGCGGGTGCGCAACCCCTCCTCCACAGATGTACGCCGGCCGACGTCTCACGAAGTTGTCCACAATATGAATCTGACCAGGGATTTTAATGCCCGGGATGTCGGAGGGGGCTGGGAGGATGGAGGCATGTCAGCGACCACGCCGCTCACGGCGGAACCCACGCCTCCGGCCGGACTTACCCCCGCCCAGGTGGAGGTTCTGCGCACGCTCACGCAGCGCGTCGTCGCAGCCCGGGCCGCGAAAGCGGCGGCCGACGCGGCCGAACTCAGGGTCCTGGCCGAAGCCATGGCGCTCGCGACCTCGCGAGGCGCGGAGAGAAGCGATCTGGCGGTGCGCGAGATCGCCGCCGAGCTCGCCGCGGCCGTCCGCGCTTCCGACCGCACGATCCACGCGCGGATGGATGACGC
The DNA window shown above is from Microbacterium laevaniformans and carries:
- a CDS encoding IS3 family transposase (programmed frameshift) — its product is MARKNYTDEFRQRAVDLYESTPGATLKAIAADLGISRGALKEWVDKLGSGTAAAGSVSPPVSVRSESQAARIIRLEAELAVSRAEQVKLETERDILRQAAKYFAGGDELVNRFQFVEDHKDAYGVKRLCEVIEIARSSFYAWLAAAPGRAARAADDARLAARIRVLQDPAQGGDRAYGAPRITADLNDGVPAAGRVNHKRVARVMREHALAGIRLRRRVKTTIPDQSGRKFPDLVGRDFSTGEPNRRYVGDITYLPIADGSNLYLATCIDLGSRKLAGWQVADHMRTELVEGALRGAHRDRGSLAGAVFHSDHGSVYASKAYAALCEQLKVTQSMGAVGTSADNSLAESFNAALKRELLQGASAFPDQATAYRAVFRWTNRYNTRRRHSAIGQITPNSYENTYAAARSATLTEAA
- a CDS encoding LCP family protein; this translates as MSPRPERPRRQPVARHGILKSPHPLSQVLAILAAIVAVAVVSTTAVGAFYVWDAARAVQAAGVSIGGDDVQLPPTLGEIEGGANILVVGTDSCEGPNAALSGACQAGDTDGERNDVTMLVHISDQPRRVTVVSFPRDMIVPIPSCTGPDGTQYSAMSGQMLNASYMYGGLTCTVATIEKLTGVDIQFAAATRWTGVIAMSDAIGGVDVCVADDISDSHTGLNLTKGEHTLKGVEALQFLRIRHGIGDGSDLGRISNQQQFLSSLVRKLQSEGVLGNPATLFNLANTAISQVTADPPQVVLSKSLANPQSMVQIAMAVRSVPYQDIVFVQYPTVYATGGSRVDPVTSAAKVLFDALANNQPIQLTGSTSDGYGTEVVGEATPSPADPGATPSPAATGDAGATAAAPTPTQEAVQLPSSITGQTAAQVTCTVAQR
- a CDS encoding HAD family hydrolase, which codes for MSGPRAEDRLPPTGAIEVVDAPKAAHLVDDLATDAENPAVATERLLIALDVDGTVLLEDETLSPGVVEAVAHAHRAGHEVMLATGRSWEGTRGIQHVLELAPEYAVCSNGAVIMKRVGGDFAEEGRYERFHVETFDPSEVVDLLRAHLPHAKYMVELADGERLYTERLDDWNLAHARRVDFAELVAQPVCRVVVVAPDETDEDFLALVERIGLTEVSYAVGWSAWLDIAPQGVDKSTALERVRTWLGVESERVLVMGDGRNDLGMFRWALDHGGRAIAMGQGPDEVRREAGEVTASVHAGGVADILREL
- the serS gene encoding serine--tRNA ligase, with the translated sequence MIDLALLRDNPDLVKRSQEARGESADTVDAAIEADRARRAAITAFEELRAAQNAHGKSVASAPKEDKPALVAQAKELSDRVKAAQQAVTAAEEAADAALARIENIVIDGVPAGGEENFVTVRTHGEPASFDFEPLDHLALGEKLGAIDMERGTKVSGSRFYFLTGIGARLEYALMSLALQRAVDAGFIPMIPPTLVRPEVMRGTGFLGQHADEVYKLEADDLYLVGTSEVPLAGYHMGEILDLTAGAKRYAGWSTCYRREAGSYGKDTRGIIRVHQFNKLEMFVYTTPDDAEAEHLRLVALQEQMLQDLGLSYRVIDVAAGDLGSSAARKYDVEAWVPTQGSYRELTSTSNCTTYQARRLDVRYRPSVEGVASKTAPVATLNGTLATTRWIVALLETHQRADGSVVIPEVLRPYLGGLEVAEPIA